In Hippoglossus stenolepis isolate QCI-W04-F060 chromosome 21, HSTE1.2, whole genome shotgun sequence, one DNA window encodes the following:
- the arhgap17a gene encoding rho GTPase-activating protein 17a isoform X4, giving the protein MKKQFNRMKQLANQTVGRAEKTEVLSDDLLQIERRMELVRVVSHNTHKRMVSCLQGHIGADAEKRHSVPRLYTGNGQKKLPLTALSQAMVEGGNQLGEDSLIGKMMEVCGEAENRLASELMQHELQIEKDVLDPLSQLAEVDIPNILKQRKQLAKLVLDYDSARARWLQATKSIISGTNTQALTTKADLLKEEVDEAMNKVELCKDQLAADMYSFFSKEGDYACYFVMLLEAQADYHRKSLTLLESVLPTIQAQQDSWTEKPAFGTGLDEHLKRSGREIALPLEACVMMLLETGMKEEGLFRIAAGASKLKKLKAALDCSTSQLEEFYSDPHAVAGALKSYLRELPEPLMNYQLYDEWIQASSVTDPDKRLQALWVVCDKLPKNNKSNLRYLVKFLAKLAQDSETNKMTASNIAIVLGPNLLWAKTEGSLAEMAAATSVHVVAIMEPIIQHADWFFPEEVDFNVSGMFAMPIPASNHNHNHLDYDCSTIERKRPGSSMGPENDSMRKDNTPNKHSDHTLRRGSNTLGRKQHTSPAFQPPLPPVEAPGQGHGAGQVPQPSAEPQPQAPPGGAGPDAGQHSLAQSLAALAAAQQLLAQHTEELSNPRLRDSTYGLTPLLQRNGSGGGGPAVGHMGTGTSGAGSMGPSPHTLRRGTKKQAPPPPKPTNPPPSQPFNSVNHASLSGSSQSLSPTPRPLSSHSPTSPTSPTSQPCATPRRHSSNQPPIQAPSHPPPEPPTQTSPLMPLASLGQSGGDQQSSDPSPPGTPTPPDTPPPSTATQDAVAPPSPSPYQSGSLPRPRPVPKPRNRPNVPPPPQPSPLTGDTNGICATAYKMMG; this is encoded by the exons ATCGAACGGCGCATGGAGTTGGTGCGGGTGGTGTCCCACAACACGCACAAGAGGATGGTGTCGTGTCTACAGGGACACATCGGTGCAGACGCAGAGAAGAGACAT TCCGTACCACGCCTCTATACAGGAAATGGTCAG aaaaagctTCCTCTGACAGCTCTGTCCCAAGCGATGGTGGAAGGTGGAAACCAACTGGGAGAAGACTCCTTGATAGG GAAGATGATGGAAGTGTGCGGGGAGGCAGAGAATCGTCTGGCATCAGAATTGATGCAACACGAGCTGCAGATAGAGAAGGACGTTCTGGATCCACTCAGCCAGCTAGCAGAG GTGGACATCCCCAACATCctgaagcagaggaaacagctggCCAAGTTAGTGCTGGACTACGATTCTGCCAGAGCAAG ATGGTTGCAGGCAACCAAGTCAATAATCTCAGGAACAAATACACAAGCACTGACGACCAAGGCTGACCTACtcaaggaggaggtggatgaggCCATGAACAAAGTGGAGCTTTGCAAG GATCAACTTGCTGCCGACATGTACAGTTTTTTCTCAAAGGAAGGCGACTATGCCTGTTACTTTGTAATG CTCTTAGAAGCTCAAGCTGATTACCACAGAAAGTCTCTCACTCTTCTGGAGAGCGTCTTGCCCACCATCCAGGCTCAACAAG ACTCGTGGACAGAGAAGCCTGCGTTTGGCACGGGGCTGGATGAACACCTGAAGAGATCTGGAAGGGAGATCGCTCTGCCATTAGAGGCCTGCGTCATGATGCTTCTGGAGACTGGCATGAAGGAAGAG ggtctATTCAGAATCGCAGCAGGAGCGTCCAAGCTAAAGAAGCTAAAGGCGGCACTGGACTGTTCCACTTCACAACTGGAGGAGTTCTACTCCGACCCCCACGCTGTTGCTG GAGCACTGAAGTCCTACCTGAGGGAGCTCCCAGAACCTCTGATGAACTACCAGCTTTATGATGAATGGATCCAGGCATCCAG TGTGACGGACCCAGACAAGAGGCTCCAGGCACTCTGGGTTGTATGTGATAAGCTACCAAAGAACAACAAATCCAACCTGAG GTATCTGGTCAAGTTTTTAGCCAAACTGGCTCAGGACAGCGAGACGAACAAAATGACGGCGAGCAACATCGCTATTGTCCTGGGACCCAATCTGCTCTGGGCCAAAACTGAGGG GAGTCTGGCTGAAATGGCTGCAGCTACCTCTGTGCACGTGGTGGCCATCATGGAGCCCATTATCCAGCATGCAGACTGGTTCTTTCCTGAGG AGGTGGACTTCAACGTGTCCGGCATGTTTGCAATGCCCATACCTGCATCAAACCACAACCACAATCACCTGGACTATGACTGCAGTACCATTGAGAGGAAGAGGCCTGGCAGTTCAATGGGACCAGAGAACGACTCAATGCGCAAAGACAA CACCCCTAACAAGCACTCGGACCACACCCTCCGTAGAGGCAGTAACACCTTAGGTAGAAAGCAGCACACTTCACCTGCCTTCCAGCCTCCTTTACCCCCTGTGGAGGCTCCAGGGCAGGGGCACGGGGCTGGGCAGGTCCCCCAGCCCTCAGCCGAGCCCCAGCCACAAGCTCCTCCAGGGGGTGCTGGGCCTGACGCTGGCCAGCATAGCTTGGCGCAGAGTTTGGCTGCTCTTGCAGCCGCTCAGCAGCTTCTAGCCCAGCACACAGAAGAGCTCAG CAACCCAAGGCTACGTGACTCCACATACGGCCTGACCCCTCTGCTTCAGAGGAACGGCTCTGGAGGAGGGGGCCCGGCTGTAGGACACATGGGCACTGGGACCTCTGGGGCTGGATCCATGGGGCCCAGCCCTCACACGTTGCGCAGAG GTACCAAGAAAcaggctcctccccctcctAAACCGACAAACCCCCCTCCCAGCCAGCCCTTTAATTCAGTAAACCACGCCTCCTTGTCAGGCTCCTCCCAGTCCCTCAGCCCGACCCCCAGACCTCTCTCCAGCCACTCCCCCACCTCACCCACCTCTCCGACCTCCCAGCCATGTGCCACGCCCAGACGCCACTCCAGCAACCAGCCACCGATCCAGGCGCCCAGCCATCCGCCCCCGGAGCCTCCGACACAGACCAGTCCCCTGATGCCGCTCGCATCACTCGGCCAGTCCGGCGGGGACCAGCAGAGCTCGGACCCCTCGCCTCCGGGCACCCCGACCCCTCCGGACACCCCTCCGCCCTCCACCGCCACCCAGGATGCAGTTGCTCCTCCGTCCCCGTCTCCCTACCAGTCGGGCTCTCTTCCCCGGCCGCGACCCGTCCCCAAGCCCCGGAACAGACCCAACGTCCCACCGCCGCCTCAACCCAGCCCACTGACCGGAGACACTAATGGGATCTGTGCCACTGCATACAAGATGATGG GTTAA
- the arhgap17a gene encoding rho GTPase-activating protein 17a isoform X1, which translates to MKKQFNRMKQLANQTVGRAEKTEVLSDDLLQIERRMELVRVVSHNTHKRMVSCLQGHIGADAEKRHSVPRLYTGNGQKKLPLTALSQAMVEGGNQLGEDSLIGKMMEVCGEAENRLASELMQHELQIEKDVLDPLSQLAEVDIPNILKQRKQLAKLVLDYDSARARWLQATKSIISGTNTQALTTKADLLKEEVDEAMNKVELCKDQLAADMYSFFSKEGDYACYFVMLLEAQADYHRKSLTLLESVLPTIQAQQDSWTEKPAFGTGLDEHLKRSGREIALPLEACVMMLLETGMKEEGLFRIAAGASKLKKLKAALDCSTSQLEEFYSDPHAVAGALKSYLRELPEPLMNYQLYDEWIQASSVTDPDKRLQALWVVCDKLPKNNKSNLRYLVKFLAKLAQDSETNKMTASNIAIVLGPNLLWAKTEGSLAEMAAATSVHVVAIMEPIIQHADWFFPEEVDFNVSGMFAMPIPASNHNHNHLDYDCSTIERKRPGSSMGPENDSMRKDNTPNKHSDHTLRRGSNTLGRKQHTSPAFQPPLPPVEAPGQGHGAGQVPQPSAEPQPQAPPGGAGPDAGQHSLAQSLAALAAAQQLLAQHTEELSNPRLRDSTYGLTPLLQRNGSGGGGPAVGHMGTGTSGAGSMGPSPHTLRRGTKKQAPPPPKPTNPPPSQPFNSVNHASLSGSSQSLSPTPRPLSSHSPTSPTSPTSQPCATPRRHSSNQPPIQAPSHPPPEPPTQTSPLMPLASLGQSGGDQQSSDPSPPGTPTPPDTPPPSTATQDAVAPPSPSPYQSGSLPRPRPVPKPRNRPNVPPPPQPSPLTGDTNGICATAYKMMDPAMSFKGLSRALVPEFAVEQQPAMSPSSSSSSSCSSSSSSMLPPPKDCDLDSESTIL; encoded by the exons ATCGAACGGCGCATGGAGTTGGTGCGGGTGGTGTCCCACAACACGCACAAGAGGATGGTGTCGTGTCTACAGGGACACATCGGTGCAGACGCAGAGAAGAGACAT TCCGTACCACGCCTCTATACAGGAAATGGTCAG aaaaagctTCCTCTGACAGCTCTGTCCCAAGCGATGGTGGAAGGTGGAAACCAACTGGGAGAAGACTCCTTGATAGG GAAGATGATGGAAGTGTGCGGGGAGGCAGAGAATCGTCTGGCATCAGAATTGATGCAACACGAGCTGCAGATAGAGAAGGACGTTCTGGATCCACTCAGCCAGCTAGCAGAG GTGGACATCCCCAACATCctgaagcagaggaaacagctggCCAAGTTAGTGCTGGACTACGATTCTGCCAGAGCAAG ATGGTTGCAGGCAACCAAGTCAATAATCTCAGGAACAAATACACAAGCACTGACGACCAAGGCTGACCTACtcaaggaggaggtggatgaggCCATGAACAAAGTGGAGCTTTGCAAG GATCAACTTGCTGCCGACATGTACAGTTTTTTCTCAAAGGAAGGCGACTATGCCTGTTACTTTGTAATG CTCTTAGAAGCTCAAGCTGATTACCACAGAAAGTCTCTCACTCTTCTGGAGAGCGTCTTGCCCACCATCCAGGCTCAACAAG ACTCGTGGACAGAGAAGCCTGCGTTTGGCACGGGGCTGGATGAACACCTGAAGAGATCTGGAAGGGAGATCGCTCTGCCATTAGAGGCCTGCGTCATGATGCTTCTGGAGACTGGCATGAAGGAAGAG ggtctATTCAGAATCGCAGCAGGAGCGTCCAAGCTAAAGAAGCTAAAGGCGGCACTGGACTGTTCCACTTCACAACTGGAGGAGTTCTACTCCGACCCCCACGCTGTTGCTG GAGCACTGAAGTCCTACCTGAGGGAGCTCCCAGAACCTCTGATGAACTACCAGCTTTATGATGAATGGATCCAGGCATCCAG TGTGACGGACCCAGACAAGAGGCTCCAGGCACTCTGGGTTGTATGTGATAAGCTACCAAAGAACAACAAATCCAACCTGAG GTATCTGGTCAAGTTTTTAGCCAAACTGGCTCAGGACAGCGAGACGAACAAAATGACGGCGAGCAACATCGCTATTGTCCTGGGACCCAATCTGCTCTGGGCCAAAACTGAGGG GAGTCTGGCTGAAATGGCTGCAGCTACCTCTGTGCACGTGGTGGCCATCATGGAGCCCATTATCCAGCATGCAGACTGGTTCTTTCCTGAGG AGGTGGACTTCAACGTGTCCGGCATGTTTGCAATGCCCATACCTGCATCAAACCACAACCACAATCACCTGGACTATGACTGCAGTACCATTGAGAGGAAGAGGCCTGGCAGTTCAATGGGACCAGAGAACGACTCAATGCGCAAAGACAA CACCCCTAACAAGCACTCGGACCACACCCTCCGTAGAGGCAGTAACACCTTAGGTAGAAAGCAGCACACTTCACCTGCCTTCCAGCCTCCTTTACCCCCTGTGGAGGCTCCAGGGCAGGGGCACGGGGCTGGGCAGGTCCCCCAGCCCTCAGCCGAGCCCCAGCCACAAGCTCCTCCAGGGGGTGCTGGGCCTGACGCTGGCCAGCATAGCTTGGCGCAGAGTTTGGCTGCTCTTGCAGCCGCTCAGCAGCTTCTAGCCCAGCACACAGAAGAGCTCAG CAACCCAAGGCTACGTGACTCCACATACGGCCTGACCCCTCTGCTTCAGAGGAACGGCTCTGGAGGAGGGGGCCCGGCTGTAGGACACATGGGCACTGGGACCTCTGGGGCTGGATCCATGGGGCCCAGCCCTCACACGTTGCGCAGAG GTACCAAGAAAcaggctcctccccctcctAAACCGACAAACCCCCCTCCCAGCCAGCCCTTTAATTCAGTAAACCACGCCTCCTTGTCAGGCTCCTCCCAGTCCCTCAGCCCGACCCCCAGACCTCTCTCCAGCCACTCCCCCACCTCACCCACCTCTCCGACCTCCCAGCCATGTGCCACGCCCAGACGCCACTCCAGCAACCAGCCACCGATCCAGGCGCCCAGCCATCCGCCCCCGGAGCCTCCGACACAGACCAGTCCCCTGATGCCGCTCGCATCACTCGGCCAGTCCGGCGGGGACCAGCAGAGCTCGGACCCCTCGCCTCCGGGCACCCCGACCCCTCCGGACACCCCTCCGCCCTCCACCGCCACCCAGGATGCAGTTGCTCCTCCGTCCCCGTCTCCCTACCAGTCGGGCTCTCTTCCCCGGCCGCGACCCGTCCCCAAGCCCCGGAACAGACCCAACGTCCCACCGCCGCCTCAACCCAGCCCACTGACCGGAGACACTAATGGGATCTGTGCCACTGCATACAAGATGATGG ACCCGGCCATGTCTTTCAAAGGGCTGAGTCGAGCGTTGGTCCCTGAGTTCGCTGTAGAGCAGCAGCCAGCGATGagcccttcatcctcctcctcctcctcctgctcctcctcctcctcctccatgctgcCTCCTCCCAAAGACTGTGACCTGGACTCTGAGAGCACCATCCTAtaa
- the arhgap17a gene encoding rho GTPase-activating protein 17a isoform X5: MKKQFNRMKQLANQTVGRAEKTEVLSDDLLQIERRMELVRVVSHNTHKRMVSCLQGHIGADAEKRHSVPRLYTGNGQKKLPLTALSQAMVEGGNQLGEDSLIGKMMEVCGEAENRLASELMQHELQIEKDVLDPLSQLAEVDIPNILKQRKQLAKLVLDYDSARARWLQATKSIISGTNTQALTTKADLLKEEVDEAMNKVELCKDQLAADMYSFFSKEGDYACYFVMLLEAQADYHRKSLTLLESVLPTIQAQQDSWTEKPAFGTGLDEHLKRSGREIALPLEACVMMLLETGMKEEGLFRIAAGASKLKKLKAALDCSTSQLEEFYSDPHAVAGALKSYLRELPEPLMNYQLYDEWIQASSVTDPDKRLQALWVVCDKLPKNNKSNLRYLVKFLAKLAQDSETNKMTASNIAIVLGPNLLWAKTEGSLAEMAAATSVHVVAIMEPIIQHADWFFPEEVDFNVSGMFAMPIPASNHNHNHLDYDCSTIERKRPGSSMGPENDSMRKDNNPRLRDSTYGLTPLLQRNGSGGGGPAVGHMGTGTSGAGSMGPSPHTLRRGTKKQAPPPPKPTNPPPSQPFNSVNHASLSGSSQSLSPTPRPLSSHSPTSPTSPTSQPCATPRRHSSNQPPIQAPSHPPPEPPTQTSPLMPLASLGQSGGDQQSSDPSPPGTPTPPDTPPPSTATQDAVAPPSPSPYQSGSLPRPRPVPKPRNRPNVPPPPQPSPLTGDTNGICATAYKMMDPAMSFKGLSRALVPEFAVEQQPAMSPSSSSSSSCSSSSSSMLPPPKDCDLDSESTIL; encoded by the exons ATCGAACGGCGCATGGAGTTGGTGCGGGTGGTGTCCCACAACACGCACAAGAGGATGGTGTCGTGTCTACAGGGACACATCGGTGCAGACGCAGAGAAGAGACAT TCCGTACCACGCCTCTATACAGGAAATGGTCAG aaaaagctTCCTCTGACAGCTCTGTCCCAAGCGATGGTGGAAGGTGGAAACCAACTGGGAGAAGACTCCTTGATAGG GAAGATGATGGAAGTGTGCGGGGAGGCAGAGAATCGTCTGGCATCAGAATTGATGCAACACGAGCTGCAGATAGAGAAGGACGTTCTGGATCCACTCAGCCAGCTAGCAGAG GTGGACATCCCCAACATCctgaagcagaggaaacagctggCCAAGTTAGTGCTGGACTACGATTCTGCCAGAGCAAG ATGGTTGCAGGCAACCAAGTCAATAATCTCAGGAACAAATACACAAGCACTGACGACCAAGGCTGACCTACtcaaggaggaggtggatgaggCCATGAACAAAGTGGAGCTTTGCAAG GATCAACTTGCTGCCGACATGTACAGTTTTTTCTCAAAGGAAGGCGACTATGCCTGTTACTTTGTAATG CTCTTAGAAGCTCAAGCTGATTACCACAGAAAGTCTCTCACTCTTCTGGAGAGCGTCTTGCCCACCATCCAGGCTCAACAAG ACTCGTGGACAGAGAAGCCTGCGTTTGGCACGGGGCTGGATGAACACCTGAAGAGATCTGGAAGGGAGATCGCTCTGCCATTAGAGGCCTGCGTCATGATGCTTCTGGAGACTGGCATGAAGGAAGAG ggtctATTCAGAATCGCAGCAGGAGCGTCCAAGCTAAAGAAGCTAAAGGCGGCACTGGACTGTTCCACTTCACAACTGGAGGAGTTCTACTCCGACCCCCACGCTGTTGCTG GAGCACTGAAGTCCTACCTGAGGGAGCTCCCAGAACCTCTGATGAACTACCAGCTTTATGATGAATGGATCCAGGCATCCAG TGTGACGGACCCAGACAAGAGGCTCCAGGCACTCTGGGTTGTATGTGATAAGCTACCAAAGAACAACAAATCCAACCTGAG GTATCTGGTCAAGTTTTTAGCCAAACTGGCTCAGGACAGCGAGACGAACAAAATGACGGCGAGCAACATCGCTATTGTCCTGGGACCCAATCTGCTCTGGGCCAAAACTGAGGG GAGTCTGGCTGAAATGGCTGCAGCTACCTCTGTGCACGTGGTGGCCATCATGGAGCCCATTATCCAGCATGCAGACTGGTTCTTTCCTGAGG AGGTGGACTTCAACGTGTCCGGCATGTTTGCAATGCCCATACCTGCATCAAACCACAACCACAATCACCTGGACTATGACTGCAGTACCATTGAGAGGAAGAGGCCTGGCAGTTCAATGGGACCAGAGAACGACTCAATGCGCAAAGACAA CAACCCAAGGCTACGTGACTCCACATACGGCCTGACCCCTCTGCTTCAGAGGAACGGCTCTGGAGGAGGGGGCCCGGCTGTAGGACACATGGGCACTGGGACCTCTGGGGCTGGATCCATGGGGCCCAGCCCTCACACGTTGCGCAGAG GTACCAAGAAAcaggctcctccccctcctAAACCGACAAACCCCCCTCCCAGCCAGCCCTTTAATTCAGTAAACCACGCCTCCTTGTCAGGCTCCTCCCAGTCCCTCAGCCCGACCCCCAGACCTCTCTCCAGCCACTCCCCCACCTCACCCACCTCTCCGACCTCCCAGCCATGTGCCACGCCCAGACGCCACTCCAGCAACCAGCCACCGATCCAGGCGCCCAGCCATCCGCCCCCGGAGCCTCCGACACAGACCAGTCCCCTGATGCCGCTCGCATCACTCGGCCAGTCCGGCGGGGACCAGCAGAGCTCGGACCCCTCGCCTCCGGGCACCCCGACCCCTCCGGACACCCCTCCGCCCTCCACCGCCACCCAGGATGCAGTTGCTCCTCCGTCCCCGTCTCCCTACCAGTCGGGCTCTCTTCCCCGGCCGCGACCCGTCCCCAAGCCCCGGAACAGACCCAACGTCCCACCGCCGCCTCAACCCAGCCCACTGACCGGAGACACTAATGGGATCTGTGCCACTGCATACAAGATGATGG ACCCGGCCATGTCTTTCAAAGGGCTGAGTCGAGCGTTGGTCCCTGAGTTCGCTGTAGAGCAGCAGCCAGCGATGagcccttcatcctcctcctcctcctcctgctcctcctcctcctcctccatgctgcCTCCTCCCAAAGACTGTGACCTGGACTCTGAGAGCACCATCCTAtaa
- the arhgap17a gene encoding rho GTPase-activating protein 17a isoform X2, with the protein MKKQFNRMKQLANQTVGRAEKTEVLSDDLLQIERRMELVRVVSHNTHKRMVSCLQGHIGADAEKRHKKLPLTALSQAMVEGGNQLGEDSLIGKMMEVCGEAENRLASELMQHELQIEKDVLDPLSQLAEVDIPNILKQRKQLAKLVLDYDSARARWLQATKSIISGTNTQALTTKADLLKEEVDEAMNKVELCKDQLAADMYSFFSKEGDYACYFVMLLEAQADYHRKSLTLLESVLPTIQAQQDSWTEKPAFGTGLDEHLKRSGREIALPLEACVMMLLETGMKEEGLFRIAAGASKLKKLKAALDCSTSQLEEFYSDPHAVAGALKSYLRELPEPLMNYQLYDEWIQASSVTDPDKRLQALWVVCDKLPKNNKSNLRYLVKFLAKLAQDSETNKMTASNIAIVLGPNLLWAKTEGSLAEMAAATSVHVVAIMEPIIQHADWFFPEEVDFNVSGMFAMPIPASNHNHNHLDYDCSTIERKRPGSSMGPENDSMRKDNTPNKHSDHTLRRGSNTLGRKQHTSPAFQPPLPPVEAPGQGHGAGQVPQPSAEPQPQAPPGGAGPDAGQHSLAQSLAALAAAQQLLAQHTEELSNPRLRDSTYGLTPLLQRNGSGGGGPAVGHMGTGTSGAGSMGPSPHTLRRGTKKQAPPPPKPTNPPPSQPFNSVNHASLSGSSQSLSPTPRPLSSHSPTSPTSPTSQPCATPRRHSSNQPPIQAPSHPPPEPPTQTSPLMPLASLGQSGGDQQSSDPSPPGTPTPPDTPPPSTATQDAVAPPSPSPYQSGSLPRPRPVPKPRNRPNVPPPPQPSPLTGDTNGICATAYKMMDPAMSFKGLSRALVPEFAVEQQPAMSPSSSSSSSCSSSSSSMLPPPKDCDLDSESTIL; encoded by the exons ATCGAACGGCGCATGGAGTTGGTGCGGGTGGTGTCCCACAACACGCACAAGAGGATGGTGTCGTGTCTACAGGGACACATCGGTGCAGACGCAGAGAAGAGACAT aaaaagctTCCTCTGACAGCTCTGTCCCAAGCGATGGTGGAAGGTGGAAACCAACTGGGAGAAGACTCCTTGATAGG GAAGATGATGGAAGTGTGCGGGGAGGCAGAGAATCGTCTGGCATCAGAATTGATGCAACACGAGCTGCAGATAGAGAAGGACGTTCTGGATCCACTCAGCCAGCTAGCAGAG GTGGACATCCCCAACATCctgaagcagaggaaacagctggCCAAGTTAGTGCTGGACTACGATTCTGCCAGAGCAAG ATGGTTGCAGGCAACCAAGTCAATAATCTCAGGAACAAATACACAAGCACTGACGACCAAGGCTGACCTACtcaaggaggaggtggatgaggCCATGAACAAAGTGGAGCTTTGCAAG GATCAACTTGCTGCCGACATGTACAGTTTTTTCTCAAAGGAAGGCGACTATGCCTGTTACTTTGTAATG CTCTTAGAAGCTCAAGCTGATTACCACAGAAAGTCTCTCACTCTTCTGGAGAGCGTCTTGCCCACCATCCAGGCTCAACAAG ACTCGTGGACAGAGAAGCCTGCGTTTGGCACGGGGCTGGATGAACACCTGAAGAGATCTGGAAGGGAGATCGCTCTGCCATTAGAGGCCTGCGTCATGATGCTTCTGGAGACTGGCATGAAGGAAGAG ggtctATTCAGAATCGCAGCAGGAGCGTCCAAGCTAAAGAAGCTAAAGGCGGCACTGGACTGTTCCACTTCACAACTGGAGGAGTTCTACTCCGACCCCCACGCTGTTGCTG GAGCACTGAAGTCCTACCTGAGGGAGCTCCCAGAACCTCTGATGAACTACCAGCTTTATGATGAATGGATCCAGGCATCCAG TGTGACGGACCCAGACAAGAGGCTCCAGGCACTCTGGGTTGTATGTGATAAGCTACCAAAGAACAACAAATCCAACCTGAG GTATCTGGTCAAGTTTTTAGCCAAACTGGCTCAGGACAGCGAGACGAACAAAATGACGGCGAGCAACATCGCTATTGTCCTGGGACCCAATCTGCTCTGGGCCAAAACTGAGGG GAGTCTGGCTGAAATGGCTGCAGCTACCTCTGTGCACGTGGTGGCCATCATGGAGCCCATTATCCAGCATGCAGACTGGTTCTTTCCTGAGG AGGTGGACTTCAACGTGTCCGGCATGTTTGCAATGCCCATACCTGCATCAAACCACAACCACAATCACCTGGACTATGACTGCAGTACCATTGAGAGGAAGAGGCCTGGCAGTTCAATGGGACCAGAGAACGACTCAATGCGCAAAGACAA CACCCCTAACAAGCACTCGGACCACACCCTCCGTAGAGGCAGTAACACCTTAGGTAGAAAGCAGCACACTTCACCTGCCTTCCAGCCTCCTTTACCCCCTGTGGAGGCTCCAGGGCAGGGGCACGGGGCTGGGCAGGTCCCCCAGCCCTCAGCCGAGCCCCAGCCACAAGCTCCTCCAGGGGGTGCTGGGCCTGACGCTGGCCAGCATAGCTTGGCGCAGAGTTTGGCTGCTCTTGCAGCCGCTCAGCAGCTTCTAGCCCAGCACACAGAAGAGCTCAG CAACCCAAGGCTACGTGACTCCACATACGGCCTGACCCCTCTGCTTCAGAGGAACGGCTCTGGAGGAGGGGGCCCGGCTGTAGGACACATGGGCACTGGGACCTCTGGGGCTGGATCCATGGGGCCCAGCCCTCACACGTTGCGCAGAG GTACCAAGAAAcaggctcctccccctcctAAACCGACAAACCCCCCTCCCAGCCAGCCCTTTAATTCAGTAAACCACGCCTCCTTGTCAGGCTCCTCCCAGTCCCTCAGCCCGACCCCCAGACCTCTCTCCAGCCACTCCCCCACCTCACCCACCTCTCCGACCTCCCAGCCATGTGCCACGCCCAGACGCCACTCCAGCAACCAGCCACCGATCCAGGCGCCCAGCCATCCGCCCCCGGAGCCTCCGACACAGACCAGTCCCCTGATGCCGCTCGCATCACTCGGCCAGTCCGGCGGGGACCAGCAGAGCTCGGACCCCTCGCCTCCGGGCACCCCGACCCCTCCGGACACCCCTCCGCCCTCCACCGCCACCCAGGATGCAGTTGCTCCTCCGTCCCCGTCTCCCTACCAGTCGGGCTCTCTTCCCCGGCCGCGACCCGTCCCCAAGCCCCGGAACAGACCCAACGTCCCACCGCCGCCTCAACCCAGCCCACTGACCGGAGACACTAATGGGATCTGTGCCACTGCATACAAGATGATGG ACCCGGCCATGTCTTTCAAAGGGCTGAGTCGAGCGTTGGTCCCTGAGTTCGCTGTAGAGCAGCAGCCAGCGATGagcccttcatcctcctcctcctcctcctgctcctcctcctcctcctccatgctgcCTCCTCCCAAAGACTGTGACCTGGACTCTGAGAGCACCATCCTAtaa